A single window of Nicotiana sylvestris chromosome 5, ASM39365v2, whole genome shotgun sequence DNA harbors:
- the LOC104238532 gene encoding protein INVOLVED IN DE NOVO 2-like isoform X1: MEHCYGEDAEITESEIEDYKEKSYEELRCGNQSFKISDVAYTCPYCQEKSGRHLFYEDLLQHASGIGKSKIRTARDRANHLALAKYLENDVAGAAIPSKSNKELNSGNHSFRKSDVVFACPYCPETRKRGFSFKDLLQHANGIGSSNSTKRTARDTANHLALSKRLENNVAGSACSAKYYEDSRSGNHSLKISNMAFACPYCPETRERVFSYKDLLQHANGIGSSNSLKRTTRDKANHLALAKRLEKDVAGSASSSKSYEESRNVNHSFKLSNMTFACPYCPETRNRDFSYIDLFQHVYSVGNCNSITRTASDKANHLALAKSMENDLAGAAGPSKSYEEMKTGNHAPKIPDMAFARAYCPETRNREFLYKDLLQHASGVRNGNSKKRTARDSANHLPLVKHLEYDVAGPLKAYEELESGKQSFNISERAFACAYCSDTRNRDFSYKDLLQHAVGVASCDSKKRTARDKANHLALAKHLQNFGTYLENDVASAPSTSISYEKMKSNHSFNNSDVAFACPYCPETRNKDFSYKDLLQHAGGVGSCNSKKRTARDKANHLALAKYLASDVAGGASSSIPYEKLKSGNYSLNIPAVAYTFAYCPKKRKREFMYKDLMFHVREVGSCSSNKRTAIDKANHLTLAKYFENDVVLAASPSKPDTLGDPQVDTLADYDRAEIFVWPWIAVVVNLPTEFKDGRYVGESGSNLKDQLIRRGFNPTRVRTLWNDLGHSGIALVEFKKDWSGFSNAILFEKAYEADYHGKKDWEASNGKRPDLYAWIARADDYQATNVVGEKLQKFGDLRTISNIMEEESRKTRKLVSSLTNAIEVKKLNLKMIEDKYQETSQSVEQLIVVNAKLRQSYNEEIKKIQSSSRDHFQQTFINHEKLKLQLETQKKELELQHTELQKREAQNESDRKKMSEDLEQNAILKTSLSAVIEEQRNVDEKLPKLAEELKKQKEELHKRIIKLEKQLVAKQAGEIEVERLRVTMKQIEEEANQEVLQKVDTLLMDLREKEEKYEDLVALNQTLIVKERKSNDELQEALKELVNGLKELPRNGPIGVKRMGELDSRPFLEAMKRRYNEVEAEEIASELCSLWEEYLRDPEWHPIKVISINGKHQAVIDDEDEKLKGLKKTYGEEVYKAVTTALTEINVYNPSGGYIISELWNYEVAEKATLQEGVTVLLNLWKKKMTLD; encoded by the exons ATGGAGCATTGTTATGGAGAAGATGCTGAAATAACTGAATCAGAGATTGAAGACTATAAAGAAAAATCATATGAAGAGTTGAGGTGTGGAAATCAATCTTTTAAGATATCAGATGTGGCTTACACTTGTCCCTATTGTCAAGAGAAAAGCGGGCGCCACCTTTTCTATGAAGATCTCTTGCAGCATGCAAGTGGAATAGGAAAGTCTAAAATACGAACTGCAAGAGATAGGGCCAACCATCTTGCATTGGCCAAGTATTTAGAAAATGATGTAGCAGGTGCTGCTATTCCATCAAAATCTAATAAAGAGTTGAACAGTGGAAATCACTCTTTCAGGAAATCAGATGTAGTTTTTGCTTGCCCCTATTGTCCAGAGACAAGAAAAAGAGGTTTTTCTTTTAAGGATCTGTTGCAACATGCAAATGGAATAGGAAGCTCAAACTCTACGAAGCGAACTGCAAGAGATACGGCGAACCATCTTGCATTGTCCAAGCGCTTGGAAAATAATGTAGCAGGTTCTGCCTGTTCAGCAAAATATTATGAAGACTCGAGGAGTGGAAATCACTCTCTTAAGATATCAAATATGGCCTTTGCTTGTCCCTATTGTCCGGAGACAAGAGAAAGAGTTTTTTCTTATAAGGATCTCTTGCAGCACGCAAATGGAATAGGAAGCTCTAACTCTTTGAAGCGAACTACAAGAGATAAAGCGAACCATCTTGCATTAGCCAAGCGCTTGGAAAAAGATGTAGCCGGTTCTGCCAGCTCATCAAAATCTTATGAAGAGTCTAGGAATGTAAATCACTCTTTTAAGCTATCAAATATGACTTTTGCTTGCCCCTACTGTCCAGAGACAAGAAACAGAGATTTTTCGTACATAGATCTCTTTCAGCATGTATATTCAGTGGGAAACTGTAACTCTATAACGCGAACAGCAAGTGATAAGGCCAACCATCTTGCATTGGCCAAGTCCATGGAAAATGATTTAGCAGGTGCAGCTGGTCCATCAAAATCTTATGAAGAGATGAAGACTGGAAATCACGCTCCTAAGATACCAGATATGGCTTTTGCTCGTGCCTATTGTCCAGAGACGAGAAACAGAGAGTTTTTATACAAGGATCTCTTGCAGCATGCGAGTGGAGTAAGAAATGGTAACTCTAAGAAGCGAACTGCAAGAGATAGTGCCAACCATCTTCCATTGGTCAAGCACTTGGAATATGATGTAGCAGGTCCATTGAAAGCTTATGAAGAGTTGGAGAGTGGGAAACAATCTTTTAACATATCAGAAAGGGCTTTTGCTTGTGCCTATTGTTCAGATACAAGAAACAGAGATTTTTCGTACAAAGATCTCTTGCAGCATGCAGTAGGAGTAGCAAGCTGTGACTCTAAGAAACGAACGGCAAGAGATAAGGCCAACCATCTTGCCTTGGCCAAGCACTTGCAAAATTTTGGCACATATTTGGAAAATGATGTAGCAAGTGCTCCCAGTACATCAATTTCTTATGAAAAAATGAAGAGTAATCACTCTTTTAACAATTCAGATGTCGCTTTTGCTTGCCCCTATTGTCCAGAGACTAGAAACAAAGATTTTTCATATAAGGATCTCTTGCAGCATGCTGGCGGAGTAGGAAGCTGTAACTCTAAGAAGCGAACTGCAAGGGATAAGGCTAACCATCTTGCATTGGCCAAGTACTTGGCAAGTGATGTAGCAGGCGGTGCTAGTTCATCAATACCTTATGAAAAGTTGAAGAGTGGAAATTACTCTTTGAACATACCAGCTGTGGCTTACACTTTTGCCTATTGTCCAAAGAAAAGAAAGCGAGAGTTTATGTATAAGGATCTCATGTTCCATGTGAGGGAAGTTGGAAGCTGTAGCTCCAACAAGCGAACTGCAATAGATAAAGCTAACCATCTTACATTGGCCAAGTACTTCGAAAATGATGTAGTACTTGCTGCCAGTCCATCAAAACCTGATACTCTAGGTGATCCTCAGGTTGATACTCTTGCAGATTATGACCGTGCTGAGATATTTGTATGGCCGTGGATTGCAGTTGTTGTGAATCTTCCCACTGAATTTAAGGATGGACGCTATGTAGGAGAAAGTGGTTCCAATCTGAAGGATCAGTTGATAAGGAGAGGTTTCAATCCAACACGAGTGCGCACTCTATGGAATGACCTAGGCCATTCTGGAATTGCTCTTGTTGAATTCAAGAAAGATTGGTCTGGGTTCAGTAATGCCATATTATTTGAGAAGGCCTATGAGGCCGACTATCATGGTAAGAAGGATTGGGAAGCCAGTAATGGCAAAAGGCCTGATCTTTATGCTTGGATAGCTCGAGCTGATGATTATCAGGCTACTAATGTTGTTGGTGAAAAGCTCCAGAAATTTGGAGACCTTAGAACCATTTCTAATATCATGGAAGAAGAATCTAGGAAGACTCGTAAGCTTGTTTCTAGTTTGACCAATGCCATTGAAGTCAAGAAGTTGAACTTAAAGATGATAGAGGACAAATACCAGGAGACTTCCCAGTCTGTCGAACAGTTGATTGTGGTGAATGCTAAACTTCGTCAATCATACAATGAAG AAATAAAAAAGATCCAGTCAAGTTCACGTGATCATTTCCAGCAGACATTTATTAATCATGAAAAGTTAAAATTACAATTGGAAACTCAAAAAAAGGAGCTTGAACTCCAACATACAGAATTGCAGAAACGTGAGGCCCAAAATGAAAGTGATAGGAAAAAAATGTCCGAAGATCTTGAACAG AATGCTATCCTAAAAACCTCCCTTAGTGCTGTGATTGAAGAGCAAAGGAATGTTGATGAAAAATTACCGAAATTGGCAGAAGAACTGAAG AAACAAAAGGAGGAACTCCATAAGAGAATTATTAAGCTTGAGAAACAACTTGTCGCGAAACAAGCAGGGGAAATTGAAGTGGAGCGATTGCGAGTGACTATGAAGCAGATTGAAGAAGAGGCCAATCAGGAAGTTCTGCAAAAAGTTGACACACTGCTTATGGAtttaagagaaaaggaagaaaaatatgAAGATCTAGTGGCTTTGAACCAAACCTTGATTGTGAAAGAACGAAAGAGCAATGATGAGCTGCAGGAAGCACTTAAAGAATTGGTTAAT GGTTTGAAAGAATTACCTAGAAATGGTCCTATTGGTGTTAAGAGGATGGGAGAGCTCGACAGCAGACCATTTCTTGAAGCAATGAAGAGGAGATATAATGAGGTAGAAGCAGAGGAGATAGCTTCTGAGTTGTGCTCGTTGTGGGAGGAGTACCTTAGAGACCCTGAATGGCATCCCATTAAAGTCATTTCCATAAATGGGAAACATCAG GCTGTAATTGATGATGAAGATGAAAAGCTGAAAGGCTTGAAGAAAACTTACGGTGAGGAAGTGTATAAAGCTGTCACAACTGCTTTGACTGAGATTAATGTATATAACCCAAGTGGAGGATACATCATCTCTGAGCTGTGGAATTATGAAGTTGCTGAGAAAGCTACTTTACAGGAGGGAGTTACTGTGTTACTAAACCTATGGAAAAAGAAAATGACACTCGACTGA
- the LOC104238532 gene encoding uncharacterized protein isoform X5 has translation MEHCYGEDAEITESEIEDYKEKSYEELRCGNQSFKISDVAYTCPYCQEKSGRHLFYEDLLQHASGIGKSKIRTARDRANHLALAKYLENDVAGAAIPSKSNKELNSGNHSFRKSDVVFACPYCPETRKRGFSFKDLLQHANGIGSSNSTKRTARDTANHLALSKRLENNVAGSACSAKYYEDSRSGNHSLKISNMAFACPYCPETRERVFSYKDLLQHANGIGSSNSLKRTTRDKANHLALAKRLEKDVAGSASSSKSYEESRNVNHSFKLSNMTFACPYCPETRNRDFSYIDLFQHVYSVGNCNSITRTASDKANHLALAKSMENDLAGAAGPSKSYEEMKTGNHAPKIPDMAFARAYCPETRNREFLYKDLLQHASGVRNGNSKKRTARDSANHLPLVKHLEYDVAGPLKAYEELESGKQSFNISERAFACAYCSDTRNRDFSYKDLLQHAVGVASCDSKKRTARDKANHLALAKHLQNFGTYLENDVASAPSTSISYEKMKSNHSFNNSDVAFACPYCPETRNKDFSYKDLLQHAGGVGSCNSKKRTARDKANHLALAKYLASDVAGGASSSIPYEKLKSGNYSLNIPAVAYTFAYCPKKRKREFMYKDLMFHVREVGSCSSNKRTAIDKANHLTLAKYFENDVVLAASPSKPDTLGDPQVDTLADYDRAEIFVWPWIAVVVNLPTEFKDGRYVGESGSNLKDQLIRRGFNPTRVRTLWNDLGHSGIALVEFKKDWSGFSNAILFEKAYEADYHGKKDWEASNGKRPDLYAWIARADDYQATNVVGEKLQKFGDLRTISNIMEEESRKTRKLVSSLTNAIEVKKLNLKMIEDKYQETSQSVEQLIVVNAKLRQSYNEEIKKIQSSSRDHFQQTFINHEKLKLQLETQKKELELQHTELQKREAQNESDRKKMSEDLEQNAILKTSLSAVIEEQRNVDEKLPKLAEELKVWFSETKGGTP, from the exons ATGGAGCATTGTTATGGAGAAGATGCTGAAATAACTGAATCAGAGATTGAAGACTATAAAGAAAAATCATATGAAGAGTTGAGGTGTGGAAATCAATCTTTTAAGATATCAGATGTGGCTTACACTTGTCCCTATTGTCAAGAGAAAAGCGGGCGCCACCTTTTCTATGAAGATCTCTTGCAGCATGCAAGTGGAATAGGAAAGTCTAAAATACGAACTGCAAGAGATAGGGCCAACCATCTTGCATTGGCCAAGTATTTAGAAAATGATGTAGCAGGTGCTGCTATTCCATCAAAATCTAATAAAGAGTTGAACAGTGGAAATCACTCTTTCAGGAAATCAGATGTAGTTTTTGCTTGCCCCTATTGTCCAGAGACAAGAAAAAGAGGTTTTTCTTTTAAGGATCTGTTGCAACATGCAAATGGAATAGGAAGCTCAAACTCTACGAAGCGAACTGCAAGAGATACGGCGAACCATCTTGCATTGTCCAAGCGCTTGGAAAATAATGTAGCAGGTTCTGCCTGTTCAGCAAAATATTATGAAGACTCGAGGAGTGGAAATCACTCTCTTAAGATATCAAATATGGCCTTTGCTTGTCCCTATTGTCCGGAGACAAGAGAAAGAGTTTTTTCTTATAAGGATCTCTTGCAGCACGCAAATGGAATAGGAAGCTCTAACTCTTTGAAGCGAACTACAAGAGATAAAGCGAACCATCTTGCATTAGCCAAGCGCTTGGAAAAAGATGTAGCCGGTTCTGCCAGCTCATCAAAATCTTATGAAGAGTCTAGGAATGTAAATCACTCTTTTAAGCTATCAAATATGACTTTTGCTTGCCCCTACTGTCCAGAGACAAGAAACAGAGATTTTTCGTACATAGATCTCTTTCAGCATGTATATTCAGTGGGAAACTGTAACTCTATAACGCGAACAGCAAGTGATAAGGCCAACCATCTTGCATTGGCCAAGTCCATGGAAAATGATTTAGCAGGTGCAGCTGGTCCATCAAAATCTTATGAAGAGATGAAGACTGGAAATCACGCTCCTAAGATACCAGATATGGCTTTTGCTCGTGCCTATTGTCCAGAGACGAGAAACAGAGAGTTTTTATACAAGGATCTCTTGCAGCATGCGAGTGGAGTAAGAAATGGTAACTCTAAGAAGCGAACTGCAAGAGATAGTGCCAACCATCTTCCATTGGTCAAGCACTTGGAATATGATGTAGCAGGTCCATTGAAAGCTTATGAAGAGTTGGAGAGTGGGAAACAATCTTTTAACATATCAGAAAGGGCTTTTGCTTGTGCCTATTGTTCAGATACAAGAAACAGAGATTTTTCGTACAAAGATCTCTTGCAGCATGCAGTAGGAGTAGCAAGCTGTGACTCTAAGAAACGAACGGCAAGAGATAAGGCCAACCATCTTGCCTTGGCCAAGCACTTGCAAAATTTTGGCACATATTTGGAAAATGATGTAGCAAGTGCTCCCAGTACATCAATTTCTTATGAAAAAATGAAGAGTAATCACTCTTTTAACAATTCAGATGTCGCTTTTGCTTGCCCCTATTGTCCAGAGACTAGAAACAAAGATTTTTCATATAAGGATCTCTTGCAGCATGCTGGCGGAGTAGGAAGCTGTAACTCTAAGAAGCGAACTGCAAGGGATAAGGCTAACCATCTTGCATTGGCCAAGTACTTGGCAAGTGATGTAGCAGGCGGTGCTAGTTCATCAATACCTTATGAAAAGTTGAAGAGTGGAAATTACTCTTTGAACATACCAGCTGTGGCTTACACTTTTGCCTATTGTCCAAAGAAAAGAAAGCGAGAGTTTATGTATAAGGATCTCATGTTCCATGTGAGGGAAGTTGGAAGCTGTAGCTCCAACAAGCGAACTGCAATAGATAAAGCTAACCATCTTACATTGGCCAAGTACTTCGAAAATGATGTAGTACTTGCTGCCAGTCCATCAAAACCTGATACTCTAGGTGATCCTCAGGTTGATACTCTTGCAGATTATGACCGTGCTGAGATATTTGTATGGCCGTGGATTGCAGTTGTTGTGAATCTTCCCACTGAATTTAAGGATGGACGCTATGTAGGAGAAAGTGGTTCCAATCTGAAGGATCAGTTGATAAGGAGAGGTTTCAATCCAACACGAGTGCGCACTCTATGGAATGACCTAGGCCATTCTGGAATTGCTCTTGTTGAATTCAAGAAAGATTGGTCTGGGTTCAGTAATGCCATATTATTTGAGAAGGCCTATGAGGCCGACTATCATGGTAAGAAGGATTGGGAAGCCAGTAATGGCAAAAGGCCTGATCTTTATGCTTGGATAGCTCGAGCTGATGATTATCAGGCTACTAATGTTGTTGGTGAAAAGCTCCAGAAATTTGGAGACCTTAGAACCATTTCTAATATCATGGAAGAAGAATCTAGGAAGACTCGTAAGCTTGTTTCTAGTTTGACCAATGCCATTGAAGTCAAGAAGTTGAACTTAAAGATGATAGAGGACAAATACCAGGAGACTTCCCAGTCTGTCGAACAGTTGATTGTGGTGAATGCTAAACTTCGTCAATCATACAATGAAG AAATAAAAAAGATCCAGTCAAGTTCACGTGATCATTTCCAGCAGACATTTATTAATCATGAAAAGTTAAAATTACAATTGGAAACTCAAAAAAAGGAGCTTGAACTCCAACATACAGAATTGCAGAAACGTGAGGCCCAAAATGAAAGTGATAGGAAAAAAATGTCCGAAGATCTTGAACAG AATGCTATCCTAAAAACCTCCCTTAGTGCTGTGATTGAAGAGCAAAGGAATGTTGATGAAAAATTACCGAAATTGGCAGAAGAACTGAAGGTCTGGTTTTCAG AAACAAAAGGAGGAACTCCATAA